In Terriglobales bacterium, the genomic stretch CTGTGGCCGGCGGGCACCTTCGTGGACTTCGACGAAGGCATGAACGCCGCGGTCAAGAAGCTGCGCGCCGCCCTGAGCGACTCGGCGGAGAACCCGCGCTTCGTCGAAACCCTGCCGCGCCGCGGCTACCGCTTCTTGTGCCCGGTCATCACCGTCCGACCGGAAGCCGCAGCTTCCGCGGTCGCGGCCATTCCGACACGCTCCGTTTCCCGGCGGGGGATGGCATGGTGGGGGGCGGTAGGCGTGCTCTTGGCGGTCCTCGCCGTCACCGGGATCACTTGGTACCGGCGGCGCACCGCCGCGGCGCCCATCCGTTCCATCGCGGTGTTGCCGCTGCGCAACCTCTCCAACGACCCCGAACAGGAGTACTTCTCCGAAGGGCTGACCGACGAGTTGATTACCCGCCTGGCCTCGCTGCAAGGCCTGCGCGTCATCTCCTTCACTTCGGCGATGCAATATAAGGACACGCGCGAGCCGCTGCCTCAGATCGCCAAGGAACTGAATGTGGATGCGGTCGTCGAAGGAAGCGTATTGCGCTCGGAGGGACGGGTCCGCATCACCGCGCAACTGGTGGAGGCGGCCAGCGACCGCCACCTTTGGGCCCACAGCTACGAGAGTGAGCAGCGAGATGTCCTCGCCTTGCAGAGCGAGGTCGCGCGCGACGTGGCCGACAACATCCGGCTCAGTCTCGATCCCGCCAGCCGGCAGGCGCTGGCCTCGGTGCGGCCGATCGATCCCCAGGCTCACGAGGACTACCTGCGCGGACGGTACTTCTGGTCCCGGCGTACTGCCACCGACATTCGGACCGCCATCCGCTATTTCGAGCAGGCGGTCGCGATCGACCCGAACTACGCTCCCGCTTATGCCGATCTGGCCGACTGCTATGCGCTGCTGGGCGGCTACAGCGGCCTGCCGCAGGGAGAATTCATGCCCCGGGCGCGCGCCGCTGCGCTCAAGGCCCTCGAGCTTGATCAGCAGCTCCCCGAAGCGCACACCGCCCTGGCGGTGATCGCGCAGGACTACGACTGGGACTGGCCCACGACGGAGCGAGAATACCTGCGCGCCATCCAGCTCGACCCCAACTACGCCACCGGCCACCATTGGTACGCGGAGTTCCTCGCCCAACAGGGCCGCTTCGACGAGGCCTTCGCCGAGATCGAGCGCGCCCGCCAACTCGATCCCCTCTCCCTGATCATCGCCACCGACCGCGCCAAGATCTTCTGTTACGCCCGCCAGTACGACCGCTCCGTCACGGAGTACCAATCCGTCCTCGCTCGCGACCCTGGATTCACCTTCGCCCACAATGTGATCTGTCCCTCCGTGGAGAAAGGGGACTATTCCCAGGCCCTCGCCGACATCGACCGGTGGCGCAGTCCAGGGGACGAGCAGTCGCACTTCAGGCTGCTGGCCTATGTGTATGCCCGCTCGGGGCGGCGGGCCGAAGCCCAGCGGGCCCTGCTGCAACTGGAGGAGCTGGGCCGGCGGAAGCCCGGGGATCGTAC encodes the following:
- a CDS encoding winged helix-turn-helix domain-containing protein, whose translation is MAATPHPRFYRFGTFQLDVPSGELRRNGIKVRLPGQSFQVLLCLLERPGEVVTREELRQLLWPAGTFVDFDEGMNAAVKKLRAALSDSAENPRFVETLPRRGYRFLCPVITVRPEAAASAVAAIPTRSVSRRGMAWWGAVGVLLAVLAVTGITWYRRRTAAAPIRSIAVLPLRNLSNDPEQEYFSEGLTDELITRLASLQGLRVISFTSAMQYKDTREPLPQIAKELNVDAVVEGSVLRSEGRVRITAQLVEAASDRHLWAHSYESEQRDVLALQSEVARDVADNIRLSLDPASRQALASVRPIDPQAHEDYLRGRYFWSRRTATDIRTAIRYFEQAVAIDPNYAPAYADLADCYALLGGYSGLPQGEFMPRARAAALKALELDQQLPEAHTALAVIAQDYDWDWPTTEREYLRAIQLDPNYATGHHWYAEFLAQQGRFDEAFAEIERARQLDPLSLIIATDRAKIFCYARQYDRSVTEYQSVLARDPGFTFAHNVICPSVEKGDYSQALADIDRWRSPGDEQSHFRLLAYVYARSGRRAEAQRALLQLEELGRRKPGDRTNLMLAYTAVGRKDEALAILEQLYRDHSMSLSNLGVDPTYDPLRGDPRFQDLLRRLRLPNRAPSQSLRASDSSPASGPRAPAPR